The following proteins are encoded in a genomic region of Amphiura filiformis chromosome 11, Afil_fr2py, whole genome shotgun sequence:
- the LOC140163646 gene encoding low-density lipoprotein receptor-related protein 6-like: MALPCFLLTVTMLSLLPIQFVSAQDLGIFLNADAQGLYTSELNDLTDFRIEQSSNTIGLSRSIKYDPGEEKIYVASWGEDKIQRLNRNGADLEELVTSLEGPYGLAVDIENRIVYWTEYQSTVKTGINYINMDGTGQGEVPNTVFGPKSSRVLDFGIETGFIYIGWTNNPQIRRFSHDGTTNEILIAQSDGISDPVGMAVNEAENKLYWSDRSLKKIEIYDLQTSSRTVLFQGSNSGDPRGIAEYKGYLYFFDGGSPYRIALDGSDTTPELLTYALQGGGGSSSLDSVWDLVMHDDSGEMEREGDVERKREMRELERGHSYI, encoded by the exons ATGGCTTTACCATGTTTTCTTCTTACTGTAACGATGTTGTCGCTGCTACCTATACAATTTGTATCTGCCCAAG ACCTTGGAATTTTTCTCAACGCTGATGCTCAGGGTTTGTATACGTCCGAGTTAAATGATCTGACGGACTTCCGCATCGAACAGTCGTCGAATACGATTGGATTGAGCCGCAGTATAAAGTATGACCCAGGCGAGGAAAAGATTTATGTAGCTTCGTGGGGAGAAGATAAGATACAACGTTTAAATCGTAATGGAGCGGATTTGGAAGAATTGGTTACTTCACTGGAAG gtCCATATGGATTAGCCGTAGACATTGAAAACCGCATAGTATATTGGACTGAATATCAATCCACTGTTAAGACCGGCATTAACTATATTAACATGGACGGTACTGGCCAAGGAGAGGTTCCCAATACCGTATTCGGTCCGAAATCATCTAGGGTCCTTGATTTTGGAATTGAGACTGG GTTTATTTACATTGGATGGACAAATAATCCTCAAATTAGGAGATTCTCTCATGATGGTACGACTAACGAGATACTTATAGCGCAAAGTGATGGCATATCTGACCCAGTAGGGATGGCGGTCAACGAAGCAG AAAATAAGTTATATTGGAGCGACAGGTCTTTAAAGAAGATTGAAATTTATGACTTACAGACGAGCTCTAGAACTGTTCTGTTTCAAG GAAGCAACAGCGGTGACCCAAGAGGCATAGCAGAATATAAAGGTTatttgtacttttttgatggAGGGTCACCGTATCGAATTGCTTTGGATGGTTCTGATACAACGCCGGAGCTTCTTACGTACGCTCTACAAGGCGGTGGAGGGAGTAGTAGTCTAGATTCTGTGTGGGACCTCGTTATGCATGATGATTCTG GGGAAATGGAGAGAGAAGGAGACGTAGAAAGGAAAAGAGAGATGAGAGAGTTAGAGAGAGGTCATTCATACATATGA